A window of the Drosophila simulans strain w501 chromosome 2L, Prin_Dsim_3.1, whole genome shotgun sequence genome harbors these coding sequences:
- the LOC6732903 gene encoding uncharacterized protein LOC6732903: protein MIMNPICQVDINRPECQKWMVQVYSKCRDLFKTNTLPNWGPDNAPVVYKADVEAMTVLDCHRLKRALGKEVAEEDEEGDELDDLDDLDDLDEGEEGLDPGKLVGLLLALCAIAFLFVLLCRMKRRNIKLKEVELPKPEPQEAPPVLPQKKKINRAANCKSWMRRSCRPFFLHNESQVRQYQSRAEMEVAVHEERTRQKIAMWTKARERDAQKKRDKLQRNVNKATKT from the coding sequence ATGATTATGAATCCGATTTGCCAAGTCGATATCAATAGGCCTGAGTGCCAGAAATGGATGGTCCAGGTATACTCCAAATGTCGGGATCTCTTCAAAACTAATACATTGCCCAATTGGGGTCCAGACAATGCCCCTGTTGTCTATAAGGCGGATGTGGAAGCCATGACCGTCCTAGATTGCCATCGGCTCAAGCGGGCATTGGGCAAGGAAGTGGCTGAAGAGGATGAGGAGGGGGATGAGTTGGATGACCTGGATGACCTAGATGATCTGGATGAGGGGGAGGAGGGTCTCGATCCAGGGAAATTGGTGGGTCTATTGCTAGCCCTCTGCGCAatcgcttttcttttcgttctCTTGTGTCGAATGAAGCGCcgaaacataaaattaaaggaaGTCGAGCTTCCAAAACCGGAACCCCAGGAAGCTCCACCCGTTTtaccccaaaaaaagaaaataaatagagcCGCCAActgcaaaagctggatgcgCAGGAGCTGCAGACCCTTCTTCCTCCACAACGAGTCCCAGGTAAGACAGTACCAATCCCGTGCCGAAATGGAGGTGGCTGTACACGAGGAACGCACCCGGCAGAAGATCGCCATGTGGACAAAGGCCCGGGAGAGAGATGCCCAAAAGAAGAGAGATAAGCTCCAAAGGAACGTGAACAAGGCTACCAAAACTTga